In Phyllopteryx taeniolatus isolate TA_2022b chromosome 6, UOR_Ptae_1.2, whole genome shotgun sequence, one genomic interval encodes:
- the setd2 gene encoding histone-lysine N-methyltransferase SETD2 isoform X6: MDTLLKSEIRDEGSGASVKVEGLSKAALIKSLSPRVMLSNHLLPKGTKMKVNLEDQSRQKVSFSFSQIKKPLHSIFVIPSSPEKSDTEHQTASSQPTVDKGRASDSKNEQKQTHAVPISTEQTSSQVPSFAAKLKTDLAKMHFKKQILSVSVTREKITSFIPEETPNSQLLVLQKSANDSETKVPILQHQNPVSVSPSEDSHHHSSESWTASSIKKPAASSGKEEDNSSNEQDKNVYKRKTRSQTDTRTEIEDPVPISSRRKSVDSKSKTNLDSSSKAGIKRSSSRSRGEEKEKSSSKRSENHERSSSYTKSDRDSRYTSSRSLRSDKDRRRSRSRSRSRSRSRGSRISSSHPRSERSRGDRGSRSERSFYHDADRRSYRSSPRRDRRRSRSRNDRTRDSSDSEDDHRKTRTRASDSSRSSTYSKSSSFSKSDKGSKSIDMPHSSESDKRSQTSSSMSERTSKRLSDSDSQRKCSPGGESRHYKANTHHTIDTNRKSNSSKHPTHLDSEKHEHENHPKSSSTDNEPDQRTKSQASSGLEETHKEEKTSQLDAKQTTFSRTPEETSEHDRQSDIFNCPSDEPKYETTMKSCLLDQKEKNYVNYIQQRSQIDHQDGELTEMQCNRLDGPKSSLEVNEEIAPAISSNEGKKQVNGTLEKVNNVKDSLLPQNIPHVTENAAAESLFSSSDGIVCNVDIKDVDSSQGSVPLPNTIDVPAAHVAQNCKPQGELSNVVTATEQAETNALVKSDQACKTENLMTLEENIDNDKKSSPTKKSRWDIVREDGPGSEDSQQTLFAELPENMVFINKIEFSQNQSQIDMIETTQESERHFIPGQEMERPKQAGSYDQGEASQGIIVVNHSQKNLEQPLCNSNATKVNSAAQMESWNGNFKEKSEDSTHKHKLHETLANQLAEGGHSDASDSDNSEYDSECDEAIKRLQSVVVVPKNSTVTSESHDTGPSSYSPIISKPHIANEVTKMNGHEVQYQDSSQQRLEGVLYHTSSLCQSQSNMIDSTSHLEGSSSTGVSQPYVTGPANVHQCITNFTHSLDNSGHYDQVQGQHYVNSRGELILAHYQHSASVDNISDGGAFNPSWSFAQPEQPSSTYQQPDSSHGPLLPQSKLPENFPNVQQHRHHSVSWNNQTSDMQTSKKNYPHVYQDFAGEIHPDSLTNDHDDYCGAKPSNLSKATVDSSGPPGAPGFVQGHEISSNSRCSAVPDPPRENSFKTHRSRGPPKKRRPEIESDSDNEAEAGPTAKRERQGETEDAKETKVKVEVVRPSLTLQHFQDSNRWKEFSKTKKMPPYFDLIEENLYLTERKKSKSHRDIKRMQCECPMLPKQDRLRGMLACGEDCLNRLLMIECSSRCLNGHYCSNRRFQMKQHADFEVILTEDKGWGLRAAKDLSSNTFVLEYCGEVLDHKEFKTRVKEYARNKNIHYYFMALKNNEIIDATLKGNCSRFMNHSCEPNCETQKWTVNGQLRVGFFTTKAVSAGTELTFDYQFQRYGKEAQKCFCGAPSCRGFLGGENRVSVRAAGGKMKKDRTRKNALTTVDEELEALLENGEGLYDGKQVVSLCRLMVRVENMEQKLTCLKLIRDTQNPSCLKQFLDHHGLSLLWIFMVEISEAKGNCAINIKLQSEIMKTLSVLPISTKNMLEESKVLTFIQRWAQTKALPQPTEMDGYSSENTSRAQTPLNIPDGSSSKLGPECDRDTSKPAVYRRLKIISENSLDSALSDASKASDGKEEYEEEDDEEEDESAQSALPDEKPKVNAINEAANPVKESPKEEVKDIKVEKQEETQMASDGQEHVDVEEVKDQIELEEKPCEVKVDVIDEPKKESEVSDKPSGEELTIQAPTEMTEMESDQPTVEIQESEIEPVQMDVSEARAEQPAEQMVAKTETLETENPPPGPEAQPDEPGTVAPQNSDTPEVSMSTEDTPAPTDPQAIETPSQDEEEGVSDVESERSQEPQISALDISSMAARLLDSWKDLKEVYRIPKKSQVEKEANDRSRDRETTLTPRNTSGSREREREREKDRDRDRDHDRDWDRDRERDRERERDRDRERDRDKTPRSTERRRRRSTSPPSSYERSSRRTEERFDPSKTPRGTGSKERNKLSTEERRKLFEQEVAQREAQKQQQQQQQQQLQTMAYDPALAYASTSGFITYPPGYPLQTFVDPTNPNAGKVLLPTPTADPTMTYEQTTPQRLVSDLGLPSPSSTSQATPVSNISQHITNANLTPADTQQYAQPAVGAQDSGVSVLSVPAQTAPQVQSQQSYATLWDPATQQAVTVQTQPAQQYAAAPAQAPTQTAIYYQGQPCQTIYSIPTAYPQTNTPVIQAYSDPAASYLHGQTVYPGHQQGVVVQQGGTVTTIVTSQTVQQEMIVPNNVIDLPPPSPPKPKTIVLPPNWKVARDPEGKIYYYHIATRQTQWDPPTWDGSSDTNMDHDSEMDLGTPTYDENPSKFSTKTAEADTSSELAKKSKETFRKEMSQFIVQCLNPYRKPDCKLGRISNTEDFKHLARKLTHGVMNKELKACTNPEDLDCNENVKHKTKEYIKKYMQRFGAVYKPKEDTEVY, translated from the exons ATGGACACTCTGCTCAAGTCAGAAATCAG AGACGAAGGAAGTGGTGCCTCG GTGAAGGTGGAGGGCCTTTCTAAGGCAGCTCTCATCAAAAGTCTGTCTCCTAGAGTGATGCTGTCCAATCATCTATTGCCAAAAGGGACCAAGATGAAGGTCAACCTAGAGGATCAGAGTCGTCAGAAAGTGTCCTTCAGCTTCTCGCAGATCAAGAAGCCACTGCACAGCATTTTCGTTATCCCTTCCAGCCCCGAAAAGTCTGACACTGAACATCAAACTGCCTCGTCACAGCCAACAGTTGATAAAGGAAGGGCTTCTGACAGtaaaaatgagcaaaaacagACCCATGCAGTGCCAATTTCAACAGAACAGACATCTTCACAAGTTCCAAGCTTTGCCGCTAAACTGAAAACAGACTTGGCAAAGATGCATTTCAAGAAGCAAATACTCAGTGTGTCTGTGACTAGAGAAAAAATAACATCTTTTATTCCGGAGGAGACACCCAACTCTCAATTGCTGGTtttgcaaaaatctgcaaatgacAGCGAAACCAAAGTCCCAATTTTGCAGCATCAGAACCCTGTAAGTGTCTCTCCCTCTGAGGATTCTCACCATCACTCCTCTGAGAGCTGGACAGCATCAAGTATCAAGAAACCTGCTGCATCCTCAGGAAAAGAGGAAGATAATTCCAGTAATGAGCAggataaaaatgtatacaaaaggAAAACCAGGTCACAAACTGACACACGAACAGAGATTGAAGATCCAGTCCCCATTTCTTCCAGACGCAAATCAGTTGACtccaaaagtaaaacaaatttgGACAGCAGTAGCAAAGCAGGAATTAAAAGGTCTTCCTCTAGGTCACGAggggaagaaaaggaaaaaagctCATCAAAGCGATCTGAGAATCATGAAAGGTCATCTAGTTATACAAAATCGGACCGTGATTCTAGATACACATCATCGCGGTCACTGCGATCAGACAAAGATCGCAGAAGATCCAGATCAAGGTCAAGATCAAGGTCTCGATCTAGAGGCTCTCGAATCAGTTCATCTCACCCAAGATCAGAGAGATCGAGAGGCGATAGAGGATCCCGCTCAGAAAGATCCTTTTATCATGATGCCGATCGCAGATCATACAGAAGTTCTCCGCGTAGAGACAGACGACGGTCTCGTTCTCGCAATGACAGAACACGGGACAGTTCGGACTCTGAAGATGACCATCGCAAGACTAGGACACGGGCAAGTGACTCCAGTAGATCATCCACCTATTCAAAGTCCTCTTCCTTCTCAAAATCTGACAAAGGATCTAAATCTATTGATATGCCACATTCTTCAGAGTCAGATAAAAGAAGTCAAACCTCATCTTCGATGTCAGAAAGGACTTCAAAGCGACTGTCAGACTCTGACTCCCAGCGCAAATGCTCTCCAGGTGGAGAATCAAGGCATTATAAAGCTAACACCCATCATACAATAGACACCAACAGAAAATCCAACTCTTCCAAACATCCTACCCATTTGGATAGTgaaaaacatgaacatgaaaatCATCCAAAAAGCAGTTCTACTGACAATGAACCTGATCAGAGGACAAAATCACAGGCAAGCTCTGGTTTAgaggaaacacacaaagaagagaAAACTAGTCAGCTCGACGCCAAACAGACCACCTTTTCTAGAACGCCAGAGGAAACCAGTGAACATGATAGACAATCTGACATATTTAATTGTCCCAGTGACGAACCAAAATATGAAACTACCATGAAATCATGTTTGCTggatcaaaaagaaaaaaactatgtaaattatattcAACAGAGAAGTCAAATTGACCACCAGGATGGTGAGTTGACAGAGATGCAATGTAACAGATTAGATGGACCAAAATCAAGTCTCGAAGTGAACGAAGAAATTGCACCAGCTATAAGCTCAAATGAGGGCAAGAAGCAAGTAAATGGCACCCTTGAAAAAGTAAACAATGTGAAGGATAGTCTTCTTCCTCAAAATATACCACATGTGACTGAAAATGCTGCTGCAGAAAGTTTATTCAGTAGTAGTGATGGCATAGTATGCAACGTGGACATAAAAGATGTTGACTCTTCACAAGGGTCAGTGCCTCTACCTAATACAATTGACGTACCTGCCGCACATGTTGCTCAGAACTGTAAACCACAGGGTGAACTTAGTAATGTTGTGACTGCCACTGAGCAAGCTGAAACAAATGCACTGGTGAAATCAGACCAAGCATGTAAAACTGAGAACCTGATGACACTTGAAGAAAACATAGACAATGATAAAAAGAGCAGTCCTACTAAAAAGTCCCGGTGGGATATTGTTAGAGAGGATGGCCCAGGGAGTGAAGATTCGCAGCAGACACTTTTCGCTGAACTACCTGAAAACATGGTCTTTATAAACAAAATAGAGTTTTCCCAAAACCAAAGTCAGATAGACATGATAGAAACCACGCAAGAATCTGAAAGGCATTTCATACCTGGGCAGGAGATGGAGAGGCCAAAGCAGGCAGGTAGTTACGACCAAGGGGAGGCTTCACAGGGTATCATTGTCGTTAACCATTCTCAGAAAAACTTAGAACAGCCTCTGTGCAACAGTAATGCAACAAAGGTCAACAGTGCTGCACAGATGGAGAGCTGGAATGGTAACTTCAAAGAGAAATCTGAAGATAGTACCCACAAGCATAAATTACATGAAACGTTAGCGAATCAGTTAGCCGAAGGAGGACATAGCGATGCCAGTGATAGTGACAACTCTGAGTATGACTCTGAATGTGATGAGGCAATAAAACGATTGCAGTCTGTGGTGGTGGTGCCAAAGAATTCCACTGTAACAAGTGAATCACATGACACTGGACCTTCCTCATACAGTCCAATTATCTCAAAACCCCACATTGCTAATGAAGTCACCAAAATGAATGGTCATGAAGTTCAATATCAAGACAGTTCTCAACAAAGACTAGAGGGTGTTTTGTACCACACTAGTTCTCTTTGTCAATCCCAGAGTAATATGATTGACAGCACTAGTCACTTAGAGGGATCCAGCTCTACTGGTGTCTCACAGCCTTATGTGACTGGTCCTGCCAATGTCCACCAGTGTATCACTAATTTCACGCACAGCCTCGACAATTCTGGACATTACGACCAAGTGCAAGGCCAGCATTATGTCAACAGCAGAGGTGAACTGATTCTCGCACATTACCAACATTCTGCCAGTGTTGACAACATCAGTGACGGGGGTGCGTTCAACCCAAGCTGGAGTTTTGCACAGCCAGAACAGCCCAGTAGTACATATCAACAGCCAGACAGCAGTCATGGACCATTGTTACCACAATCTAAACTTCCAGAAAACTTTCCTAACGTACAGCAGCATAGACACCACAGTGTCTCATGGAACAACCAAACCTCCGACATGCAGACTAGCAAAAAAAACTACCCCCATGTATATCAGGACTTTGCAGGTGAAATCCACCCAGACTCACTCACTAATGACCATGACGACTATTGCGGGGCTAAACCATCCAATCTTAGTAAAGCAACTGTCGACTCTAGTGGACCACCGGGGGCTCCAGGGTTTGTGCAAGGTCACGAAATAAGCAGCAACAGCAGGTGCTCTGCTGTGCCTGACCCCCCGCGGGAGAACAgcttcaagacccacagaagcAGGGGTCCTCCCAAGAAAAGACGACCAGAGATTGAGTCCGATTCGGACAACGAGGCGGAAGCTGGACCTACTGCCAAAAGGGAGCGTCAAGGAGAAACCGAGGATGCGAAAGAAACTAAAGTCAAAGTTGAGGTGGTCCGTCCGTCACTCACTCTGCAGCACTTTCAAGACTCCAATCGATGGAAAGAGTTTTCCAAGACAAAGAAGATGCCCCCTTATTTTGACCTCATTGAAGAGAATCTATACCTAACTGAGCG AAAGAAGAGCAAATCTCATCGTGATATCAAGAGGATGCAGTGTGAGTGCCCAATGCTGCCCAAACAGGACCGTTTACGGGGTATGTTGGCGTGCGGGGAAGACTGTTTAAATCGGCTGCTGATGATTGAATG CTCGTCACGGTGCCTGAATGGACACTATTGCTCAAATCGACGCTTTCAAATGAAGCAGCATGCAGACTTTGAAGTCATCCTCACCGAAGACAAGGGTTGGGGTCTACGTGCAGCTAAGGACTTGTCTTC AAATACCTTTGTGCTAGAATACTGTGGGGAAGTGTTGGACCACAAAGAGTTCAAAACAAGAGTGAAAGAATATGCACGCAACAAGAACATCCACTACTATTTCATGGCTCTAAAGAATAACGAG ATCATCGATGCAACACTGAAGGGTAATTGCTCTCGGTTTATGAACCACAGCTGCGAGCCCAACTGTGAGACCCAAAAG TGGACGGTCAATGGCCAGCTTAGAGTCGGGTTCTTCACCACCAAAGCAGTCAGTGCAGGAACTGAGTTGACATTTGACTATCAGTTTCAGAGATACGG GAAAGAAGCCCAGAAGTGCTTCTGTGGAGCACCCAGCTGCAGGGGCTTCCTGGGAGGGGAGAACCGAGTCAGTGTCCGAGCGGCTGGAGGGAAGATGAAGAAAGACCGAACTCGAAAGAATGCTCTCACCACA GTTGATGAGGAACTGGAGGCATTACTAGAGAATGGCGAAGGACTCTATGATGGGAAACAAGTGGTGTCCCTGTGCAGACTTATGGTCCGTGTGGAAAACATGGAGCAGAAACTCACCTGTCTCAAGCTCATACGT GATACACAGAATCCGTCTTGCTTAAAGCAGTTCTTAGATCATCATGGCTTGTCTTTGCTTTGGATCTTCATGGTGGAGATTTCTGAAGCCAAGGGGAATTGTGCCATTAACATCAAACTGCAATCGGAG ATTATGAAGACATTGTCTGTGTTACCCATATCCACTAAGAACATGCTGGAAGAGAGTAAAGTCCTGACCTTCATTCAGCGATGGGCCCAAACGAAAGCTCTCCCTCAGCCCACTGAGATGGACGGTTACTCCAGCGAGAACACTTCACGTGCTCAGACGCCCCTAAACATACCTGATGGTTCCTCCTCTAAATTGGGACCAGAGTGTGACAGGGACACCTCCAAACCTGCTGTGTATCGCCGCCTTAAAATCATCAGCGAAAACAGTCTGGACAGTGCCCTCTCAGATGCCAGCAAAGCGTCTGATGGCAAGGAGGAGtatgaggaggaagatgatgaggaagaggatgaaTCTGCCCAGAGTGCACTGCCTGATGAGAAACCGAAGGTAAATGCGATCAATGAAGCTGCTAATCCAGTGAAAGAATCACCGAAAGAGGAGGTAAAAGACATCAAAGTGGAGAAACAGGAAGAGACGCAAATGGCTTCAGACGGTCAGGAACACGTTGATGTTGAAGAGGTAAAAGACCAAATTGAGTTGGAGGAGAAGCCCTGTGAGGTGAAAGTGGATGTAATTGATGAACCGAAGAAGGAATCTGAGGTATCTGATAAGCCTAGCGGAGAAGAGCTGACCATCCAGGCACCAACAGAAATGACTGAAATGGAAAGTGACCAGCCTACAGTTGAGATTCAGGAATCAGAGATCGAGCCAGTTCAAATGGATGTTTCTGAGGCTCGAGCTGAACAGCCTGCAGAGCAGATGGTAGCCAAGACAGAAACACTGGAGACTGAGAATCCTCCTCCTGGCCCTGAGGCCCAACCTGATGAACCTGGCACCGTCGCTCCCCAAAATTCTGACACCCCCGAGGTCAGTATGTCTACAGAAGACACACCAGCACCTACAGATCCACAAGCGATAGAAACACCTTCTCAGGATGAAGAGGAAGGTGTTTCTGATGTGGAGAGTGAGCGGAGTCAGGAGCCCCAAATCAGTGCTTTGGACATTAGCAGCATGGCGGCCAGGCTGTTGGACAGTTGGAAGGATCTCAAG GAGGTGTACAGAATACCAAAGAAGAGTCAGGTGGAAAAGGAAGCCAATG ATCGCAGTAGAGATCGTGAAACAACTCTGACTCCACGCAACACCTCTGGTAGTCGAGAGCGTGAAAGGGAGCGTGAAAaggacagggacagggacaGAGACCATGACCGGGATTGGGACAGGGACAGGGAGCGAGACAGGGAAAGAGAAAGGGACCGGGACAGGGAGCGTGATCGAGACAAAACTCCACGCAGCACTGAGAGACGGAGGCGACGGTCCACATCCCCACCCTCCTCCTATGAGCGGAGCAGCCGGCGCACTGAGGAACG GTTTGACCCGTCAAAGACACCTCGGGGAACTGGCAGCAAGGAGCGCAACAAGCTGTCCACAGAGGAACGCAGGAAGCTGTTTGAGCAGGAGGTTGCTCAGCGGGAAGCCCagaagcagcaacagcagcagcagcagcagcagctccaaACTATGGCCTACGACCCTGCCTTGGCCTATGCCTCGACTTCTGGCTTCATCACCTATCCACCTGGATACCCCCTCCAGACTTTTGTGGATCCCACCAACCCCAACGCAGGCAAAGTACTACTACCCACCCCTACAGCTGACCCCACCATGACCTATGAACAGACTACTCCCCAAAGACTAGTCTCAGATCTTGGGCTTCCCTCGCCATCATCCACTTCACAAGCCACTCCTGTTTCTAATATCTCTCAGCACATCACCAACGCCAACCTCACCCCTGCTGACACGCAGCAGTACGCCCAGCCCGCTGTCGGAGCCCAGGACTCGGGCGTGTCTGTCCTCTCCGTGCCCGCCCAGACGGCGCCCCAGGTCCAGAGCCAGCAGAGCTACGCCACTCTGTGGGATCCAGCCACCCAGCAGGCAGTGACCGTGCAGACGCAGCCAGCGCAGCAGTACGCGGCAGCCCCGGCGCAGGCCCCCACGCAAACGGCAATCTACTACCAAGGCCAGCCGTGCCAAACCATCTACAGCATCCCAACTGCTTACCCTCAGACCAACACTCCAGTCATACAG GCCTACTCTGACCCCGCAGCCAGCTACTTGCATGGCCAGACAGTGTATCCTGGGCATCAGCAGGGCGTGGTGGTGCAGCAGGGAGGCACAGTCACCACCATCGTCACCTCCCAAACTGTCCAGCAG GAAATGATTGTACCCAACAATGTGATAGATCTTCCTCCTCCCTCGCCCCCGAAGCCCAAAACTATCGTTCTACCTCCCAACTGGAAAGTGGCCCGGGACCCTGAAGGAAAGATCTACTATTACCATATTGCCACAAG GCAAACTCAGTGGGATCCTCCTACCTGGGATGGAAGTAGTGACACCAATATGGACCATGACTCTGAGATGGACCTTGGCACTCCCACTTACGATGAGAATCCCTCCAAG ttctCAACCAAAACAGCTGAAGCAGACACTTCCAGTGAATTGGCAAAGAAGAGTAAAGAGACATTCCGCAAAGAG ATGTCCCAGTTTATTGTGCAGTGCTTAAATCCTTATCGGAAGCCAGACTGCAAACTTGGCCGCATTAGCAACACAGAGGACTTCAAACACCTGGCAAGAAAG CTAACCCACGGTGTCATGAACAAAGAACTGAAGGCGTGCACCAACCCTGAGGACCTGGACTGCAACGAGAACGTCAAGCACAAGACCAAGGAGTACATCAAGAAGTACATGCAGAGGTTCGGTGCCGTGTACAAACCCAAGGAGGACACGGAAGTCTACTGA